The following proteins come from a genomic window of Iamia sp. SCSIO 61187:
- a CDS encoding aldehyde dehydrogenase has protein sequence MTISPDHDYRLLIGGEWVSASGGYEVRNPATEQVVGVAPNASVAEAEAACAAARTAQKGWAATPMAERCALLARVADIMDAQRDELLPVVQAETGATMRTAKTMQVGQAGARFRYYARPVDNLVPLPPAVMPTTALAPGGIVGAVEHRAPVGVVACFAAYNVPITNMAGKIAPALAMGNTVVVKPPVQDPLGTILLARAFEEAGFPAGVVNVVVADTVEAAEAITTSPDVDMISFTGSTAVGCRIAEVAGRSMKRLLLELGGKGAAIVFDDADVKTVVANVSSTWTFHSGQICTSPTRLLVHRSKYDEVVAKMAGMAGHLKVGDPLERDTVLGPVITGAHRDRVEGYVRSAIDEGANAVAGGDRPDLDTGFYVAPTLLADATNDMKASREEIFGPVIVAMPFDDDDEAVAIANDSPYGLFSYVFGGDTGRAMHVAKQLECGNVGINTLQRNHEAAFGGFKYSGVGRDGGQWGLHAYSEMQSILWS, from the coding sequence GTGACGATCAGCCCTGACCACGACTACCGGCTGCTCATCGGCGGGGAGTGGGTGAGCGCCAGCGGCGGCTACGAGGTCCGCAACCCGGCCACCGAGCAGGTCGTCGGCGTGGCCCCGAACGCCAGCGTCGCCGAGGCCGAGGCCGCCTGCGCCGCCGCCCGCACCGCCCAGAAGGGGTGGGCCGCGACCCCGATGGCCGAGCGCTGTGCCCTGCTGGCCCGGGTCGCCGACATCATGGACGCCCAGCGCGACGAGCTGCTGCCCGTCGTCCAGGCCGAGACCGGCGCCACCATGCGCACGGCCAAGACGATGCAGGTCGGCCAGGCCGGTGCCCGGTTCCGCTACTACGCCCGACCCGTCGACAACCTGGTCCCCCTCCCGCCCGCGGTCATGCCCACGACGGCCCTCGCCCCCGGCGGGATCGTCGGCGCCGTCGAGCACCGGGCCCCGGTCGGCGTGGTGGCCTGCTTCGCCGCCTACAACGTCCCGATCACCAACATGGCCGGCAAGATCGCCCCCGCCCTGGCCATGGGCAACACCGTCGTCGTCAAGCCGCCGGTGCAGGACCCGCTGGGCACGATCCTCCTGGCCCGGGCCTTCGAGGAGGCCGGGTTCCCGGCGGGCGTCGTCAACGTCGTGGTCGCCGACACCGTCGAGGCGGCCGAGGCCATCACCACGTCGCCGGACGTCGACATGATCTCCTTCACCGGGTCGACCGCCGTCGGGTGTCGCATCGCCGAGGTGGCCGGCCGCTCGATGAAGCGCCTGCTGCTGGAGCTGGGCGGCAAGGGCGCGGCCATCGTCTTCGACGACGCCGACGTCAAGACCGTCGTCGCCAACGTGTCGAGCACCTGGACCTTCCACTCCGGGCAGATCTGCACCTCGCCCACCCGCCTGCTGGTGCACCGCTCGAAGTACGACGAGGTCGTGGCCAAGATGGCGGGGATGGCCGGGCACCTCAAGGTCGGCGACCCGCTCGAGCGCGACACCGTCCTGGGGCCGGTCATCACCGGCGCCCACCGCGACCGGGTCGAGGGGTACGTGCGGTCCGCCATCGACGAGGGCGCCAACGCCGTCGCCGGCGGCGACCGCCCCGACCTCGACACCGGCTTCTACGTCGCCCCCACCCTCCTGGCCGACGCCACCAACGACATGAAGGCGTCCCGCGAGGAGATCTTCGGCCCGGTCATCGTGGCCATGCCCTTCGACGACGACGACGAGGCCGTCGCCATCGCCAACGACAGCCCCTACGGCCTGTTCTCCTACGTCTTCGGCGGCGACACCGGCCGGGCCATGCACGTGGCCAAGCAGCTCGAGTGCGGCAACGTCGGCATCAACACCCTGCAACGCAACCACGAGGCCGCCTTCGGCGGGTTCAAGTACTCCGGCGTCGGCCGCGACGGAGGCCAGTGGGGCCTCCACGCCTACTCCGAGATGCAGTCGATACTTTGGTCGTGA
- a CDS encoding Zn-dependent alcohol dehydrogenase has translation MRGIVWTGELEVRDDVEVRDVRPDEVRVRIHNAGLCHSDVSVVDGTIPFPTPVVLGHEGAGVVEQVGDAVSSVKVGDHVVLTTMGFCGRCSACSRGLPSHCKKGAGKLRAPFTVGGEKAFQFANAGVFAETTVVQENQAIVIDSDVPLSSACLIGCAVVTGTGAVLNRAKPTHGESAVVIGVGGIGLNVLQGLRLSDAGPIIAVDANPAKEEAARLFGATHFIAAGPDVDTVAAVKEICPTGVDHAFECVGHPALIRTAIDLLDWGGQCILLGVPKIGTEASFVVNSLYNDKSIMGCRYGTVRPHHDIPLFVELYKSGRLLLDELVSATYPLDGVHDALTAMHDGKVNRAVLELA, from the coding sequence ATGCGAGGGATCGTGTGGACAGGGGAGCTGGAGGTGCGGGACGACGTGGAGGTGCGCGACGTCCGGCCCGACGAGGTGCGGGTGCGCATCCACAACGCCGGGCTGTGCCACAGCGACGTGTCGGTGGTCGACGGGACCATCCCGTTCCCGACACCGGTGGTGCTGGGCCACGAGGGCGCCGGCGTCGTCGAGCAGGTCGGTGACGCCGTCAGCTCGGTGAAGGTCGGCGATCACGTCGTCCTCACCACCATGGGCTTCTGCGGCCGCTGCTCGGCCTGCTCCCGTGGGCTCCCCTCGCACTGCAAGAAGGGGGCGGGCAAGCTGCGGGCCCCGTTCACGGTCGGGGGCGAGAAGGCCTTCCAGTTCGCCAACGCCGGCGTGTTCGCCGAGACGACGGTCGTCCAGGAGAACCAGGCCATCGTCATCGACTCCGACGTGCCCCTCAGCTCGGCCTGCCTCATCGGGTGCGCCGTGGTGACCGGCACCGGCGCCGTCCTCAACCGGGCCAAGCCGACGCACGGAGAGAGCGCCGTGGTGATCGGCGTCGGGGGCATCGGCCTCAACGTGCTCCAGGGCCTGCGCCTGAGCGACGCCGGGCCGATCATCGCCGTCGACGCCAACCCGGCCAAGGAGGAGGCGGCCCGCCTGTTCGGGGCGACCCACTTCATCGCCGCCGGACCCGACGTCGACACCGTCGCCGCCGTGAAGGAGATCTGCCCGACCGGGGTCGACCACGCCTTCGAGTGCGTCGGCCACCCCGCCCTGATCCGCACCGCCATCGACCTCCTCGACTGGGGCGGCCAGTGCATCCTGCTGGGCGTGCCCAAGATCGGCACCGAGGCCAGCTTCGTCGTCAACTCGCTCTACAACGACAAGTCGATCATGGGCTGCCGCTACGGCACGGTGCGACCGCACCACGACATCCCCCTGTTCGTCGAGCTCTACAAGAGCGGCAGGCTGCTGCTCGACGAGCTGGTGTCGGCGACGTACCCCCTCGACGGCGTGCACGACGCCCTGACCGCCATGCACGACGGCAAGGTCAACCGGGCCGTCCTCGAGCTGGCCTGA
- a CDS encoding cyclase family protein has translation MSAPVPSSTLPAHLEEVRARVTNWGRWGDDDQRGCGNLLDDAAARRGAACVRTGERLSLALDLGPDSPQVGQPPHRLNPELTMEAINERDPLVPGVWASSDDTVRMSTCAATHLDTLAHVSYDGLLWNGFPASSITPDGGARYCGASTLTPIVTRGVVIDIARLRGAEALDEVEPGYAITGDDLAEAYDAAGLAPEPGDALLVRTGDVRHLHAGRRERYAKGDEFRFPGPSLHSVEWVRQHDIAVMVTDTYAFEAFPPPAPDWSDTLCVHMLQIRDMGLLQGQNWDMEALAARCADAGRWDVLLLAAPEPIVGATSAPVAPVAVL, from the coding sequence GTGTCGGCGCCCGTCCCGTCGTCGACGCTGCCCGCCCACCTGGAGGAGGTCCGGGCCCGAGTCACCAACTGGGGGCGCTGGGGCGACGACGACCAGCGGGGGTGCGGCAACCTCCTGGACGACGCCGCCGCCCGCCGGGGCGCGGCCTGCGTCCGGACGGGGGAGCGGCTCAGCCTCGCCCTCGACCTGGGCCCCGACAGCCCCCAGGTGGGCCAGCCCCCGCACCGCCTCAACCCCGAGCTGACCATGGAGGCGATCAACGAGCGGGACCCGCTCGTGCCCGGGGTGTGGGCCAGCTCCGACGACACGGTCCGGATGAGCACCTGCGCGGCCACGCACCTCGACACCCTCGCCCACGTCTCCTACGACGGCCTGCTCTGGAACGGCTTCCCGGCGTCGTCGATCACCCCCGATGGCGGTGCCCGGTACTGCGGGGCGTCGACGCTGACGCCGATCGTGACCCGCGGCGTCGTGATCGACATCGCCCGCCTTCGGGGGGCCGAGGCCCTCGACGAGGTCGAGCCCGGCTACGCCATCACCGGCGACGACCTGGCCGAGGCCTACGACGCCGCCGGGCTCGCCCCCGAGCCCGGCGACGCCCTCCTCGTCCGCACCGGCGACGTCCGCCACCTCCACGCCGGCCGCCGCGAGCGCTACGCCAAGGGCGACGAGTTCCGCTTCCCCGGGCCGTCGCTGCACTCGGTCGAGTGGGTGCGTCAGCACGACATCGCGGTGATGGTCACCGACACCTACGCCTTCGAGGCCTTCCCGCCACCGGCCCCGGACTGGTCCGACACCCTCTGCGTGCACATGCTCCAGATCCGCGACATGGGCCTGCTCCAGGGCCAGAACTGGGACATGGAGGCCCTCGCCGCCCGCTGCGCCGACGCCGGCCGCTGGGACGTCCTCCTCCTCGCCGCCCCCGAGCCCATCGTCGGGGCCACCAGCGCCCCCGTCGCCCCGGTGGCGGTGCTGTAG